The genomic stretch GGATCGAGATCGAGGCCCTTCTCGCAGTCGCGGCGGTGGACCGCCACGCCCTTGCCGCGCGAGATGTAGCCGACGACCGCGTCGCCCGGCAGCGGGCTGCAGCAGCGCGCGAACCGGACCAGGATGTCGTCCTCGCCGTCGACCAGGATCCCGGTCGAGTTCTGGCGGCGCGTGACCTTGCGGATCAGCTGCCGCAGCACGCCCTCGGGCTTCTCGACCTCGGGCGGCGGCTTCTTGCCGACCTCGGTCGGCAGCTTGTCGATCACCTGCGCCACGGTGATCTTGCCGTAGCCGACCTGCAGGATCAGCTCGTCGGCGTCGCCCAGCCGCAGCTCGCGCGCGGCCGCGTCGAGCTCCTTCTCGGCCTTGGCCAGGGTCAGGCTGCGCTTGCGCAGGCCCTTGTCGAGGATGTCCCGGCCCATCGTCAGGGCCCGATCGCGCTGCTCCTTGCGCAGCAGGTAGCGGATCTTGGTGCGGGCCTTGGCGGTCTTGACCAGCGCCAGCCAGTCCTTGTTGGGCTTCTGGTTGGGGTTGGTGATGATCTCGACGGTGTCGCCGTTGCGCAGCTGGTAGCGCAGCGGGACGATCATGCCGTTGACGCGCGCGCCCGAGCAGTGGTCGCCGACGTCGGAGTGCACCGCGTAGGCCAGGTCGATCGGCGTCGAGCCCATCGGCAGCGCCTTGACGTCGCCGCGCGGCGTGAAGACGTAGACCTCGTCGCCGAACAGATCGAGCTTGACGGTCTCGAGGAACTCGGTCGGATCGACGAGGTCCTTCTGGTGCTCCATCAGCTGGCGCAGCCAGGCGAACTTCTTCTCGTCGTCCGACGGCTTGCCCTCCTTGTACTTCCAGTGCGCGGCGATGCCGTGCTCGGCCACCGCGTGCATCTCGCGGGTGCGGATCTGGATCTCGATGCGCTCGCCGCGCGGGCCGATCACCGCGGTGTGCAGCGACTGGTACAGGTTGGGCTTGGGCAGCGCGATGTAGTCCTTGAACCGGCCCGGGATCGGGGTCCAGGTCTGGTGGGCGACGCCGAGCGCCTGGTAGCACTGCATCTGGCTGTCGGTGACGACCCGGAAGCCGATCGCGTCGTGGATCTCGTCGAAGCTGCGCCCGGTCTTCTTCATCTTCTGGAAGATCGACCAGAAGTGCTTGGCCCGGCCCGAGACCTCGCACACGACGCCGTTGGCGAGCATCTCCTTGGTGATCAGCTGCTCGACGGTCGTGATGTACTCGGCGCGCTCGGCCCGGGTCTTCTGGATCTCGATCGCGAGCTGCTCGTACTCGCCGGCGTGCAGGTACTTGAACGACAGGTCCTCGAGCTCGACCTTGACCCACGAGATGCCGAGGCGGTTGGCCAGCGGCGCGTAGATCTGCATGGTCTCGGCGGCGATCCGCTCCTGCTTCTCGGGCGGCATGTGGCTGAGCGTCCGCATGTTGTCGAGGCGGTCGCACAGCTTGACCAGGATGACGCGGATGTCGCGCGCCATCGCCAGCAGCATCTTGCGGAAGTTCTCGGCCTGCTGCTCCTCCTTGGTCGACCACGGCAGCTTGCCGAGCTTGGTGACGCCGTCGACGAGGAACGCGATCTTCTTGCCGAACAGCTCCTCGAGCTGCTCGACCGTCGCCGAGGTGTCCTCGACGCAGTCGTGCAGGAGGCCGGCGCACACCGACGGCACGTCGAGCTTGAGCTCGGCGATGATGCCGGCGACCGACAGCGGGTGGGTGACGTAGGGATCGCCGGACCGGCGGGTCTGGCCCTCGTGGGCCTTGGCCGCGAAGTCGTAGGCGCGGCGAACGACGTCGAGATCGGCGTTGGGATCGTAGGCGGCGATGCTCGACAGGATCTGCTCGAAGCTCATACGGCGGCGGACACCTCGAACTCGCGAGGATACCCGGGCCCGTAGGCCGCAGCCCGCCCCCGCGGCGGCGCCCGACGCCGCCGTACAACCCGCCCCGCGATCGGTCAGCCAGGCCGGGTCGCCGCCCGGTCCGTCAGCCGCCGGTCCGTCAGCCGCCGGTCAGTCAGCCGTGTAGCGGTCGGCGAAGTTCCAGGTGAACTCGAAGGCCTGGCCGCTGCGCCGGACCACGAGCGTCAGCTTGCGCATCTCGGGCGTGAACAGATCGCGCTGGTAGAAGACGAAGTCGGCGTTGCCCCGGAACACCGACAGCGAGCCCAGCGGCGTGCGCCGGCGCCAGCCGTCCTCGTTGATCGCGACGATGTCGCCGTAGTAGTTGCGCTGGGTCGCTGCGGATCTCGTAGTCCCACATGCTGACCATGTGCTTGGTGTGGGCGTGCTCGATGCCCTCGGGCAGGTAGCGGTGGCCTTGATCGTCGACCAGGTACACCTCCCAGGTGCCGAGGTCGGCCCACTCGATCCACTTGTGATCGACCTGCACGTGGAAGCGCAGGCGGTCGCGCGAGACCACCGTGAACGACGCCTCGTTGATCAGCGGGTAGCGCTTGTGGCGCAGCACGCTGACGCGCTGCTCGGCCTCGCGCGGGAGGTTGAGCTCCATGTCGCCGGTGACGATCCGGACGATCTCCGAGTCGCGCAGCGTCTCGGTCGGCTTGACCAGCGGGTTGGGCTGCACGACCTGGGCGTGGAAGGTCCGGGTGCACGCGAGCGAGCCCAGCGCGAGCGCTGCGATCGCGACCAGCGAGAGGGTGCGACGGTTGCTCATGTGACGATCGTCGCGCTCGCCGCGCGCGCGAGTCAAGACGAATCTTCCGTCGACGAATCGTGTCGCACGCGAGGCGCGCCGGCATCGCGCGCGACGTCGCGGCCGTCGCGCCGAGGTCGCGCTTCAGGTCGACGGCCGCGCGCTGGCGATCAGGCGGCGCGCGTGGGCGGCGGGATCGGACGCGGTGTTGGTCGTGCGCACCGCCGCCAGCTCGGCCAGCGGCCAGGGCACGTCGGCCCGGTCGAGATCACCGTAGCGCCGGGTCAGGTACACGGCGACCAGGACGCGGTAGGCCGGCTCGAGCTCGGCGTTGACGATCAGCTCGTCGTACTCGTCGTAGTGGCCGAGCTCGTCGATGGCCTTGCGCAGGCGACGTTCGATCACGTCGGGCGCGTCGGTCGCGCGCGAGCGCAGCCGCGACGCCAGCGTCGCGAGGTCGGGCGGCAGGATGAACACCCGCAGCGAGTCGTGCGGCCACGCCGCCGCCAGCGCGTGCGCGCCCTGGAAGTCGACGTCGAAGATCATGTCGCGGCCGGCCGCGAGCGACGCCTCGATCGGCGCGCGCGCGGTGCCGTAGCGGTTGCCATGGACCACGAACCACTCGGCGAACTCGCCGGCCCCGACCATGCGCTCGAACGTCGCCGCGTCGACGAAGTGGTAGTCGATGCCGTCGCGCTCGCCGGGCCGCTGCGGCCGGGTCGTGAACGACACCGAGAAGTCGAGCGTGTCGTACTCGCGCAGCAGGCGGCGCGTGAGCGTGGTCTTGCCCGCCCCGGAGGGCGACGACACGATCAGGAGGAAGCCACGGCGCGTCACGGCTACTCGAGGTTCTGCACCTGCTCGCGCATCTTCTCAAGCTCTGCCTTCGCTTGGACGACGCGGGCGGAGATCGCCGCGGTGGCGGATTTCGCGCCGGTGGTGTTGATCTCGCGACCGAGCTCTTGAATGAGGAAGTCGAGCCGGCGCCCGATCGGGCCCGACGCCGCCAGCGCCGCGGCCATGGCCTCGACGTGGGCGCGGGCCCGGACCAGCTCCTCGGTGACGTCGGCGCGCTCGACCAGGAGCGCGACCTCCTGGGCCAGGCGCTCGGGCGGGATCGCGCCCGGGGCCAGGGCCCGATCGAGCCGCTCGCGCAGGCGCGCCGCGATCGCCGGCGCGGCCGCGGTCGCGTCCTCGGCGAGGCCGGCCACGAGCGCCTGCACCAGGGCCAGGCGCGCGCCGAGATCCGCCGCCAGGGCCTGGCCCTCGCCATCGCGGTGCCGACACAGCTCGTCGAGGGCTGCGGTCAGGGCCGCCGCCAGCGGCGCCGCGAGCTCGGCCGCGGCGCCGTCGTCGGTCGTGACCACGCCCGGCACCCGGACCACGTCGGCCAGGGTCGGCGGCGCCACGCCGAGCTCGGTGGCCAGCGCGCTCAGCTCGACGAACACCCGCCGCGCCAGGGCTCGATCGAGGTGGGGGCCACCGCCGGCGCCGCCGCGCTCGACCGCGACCACGACCGTCACCGCGCCGCGCTCGAGCCGCTCGCGCACCCGGGCCACGCATTGATCCTCGAGCGCCGGCGCCGGCGCGCCCCGGACCTTGACCTCGAGGAAGCGGTGGTTGACCGCGCGCAGCTCGACCGCCACCTGGCGATCGCCCGCCACGGCGACGCCGCGCCCGAACCCGGTCATGCTGCGCACGCGCCCGGTGATACCACGATGACCGCGCGCTCGCGGTAGGCTGGCGCCGTGCTCGCGCGCTCGTGGATCGCCCTGGTCGTCGTGTGCGCGGCGTGCGATCGCCCGACGCCGGCCGCGGCCCCGCCGGTGCGCTTCATGCACACCCTGGCGCCGCCCGAGGCGGCCGCGCTCGACGAGCTGGTCGCGACCCGGGCCGATCCCGTCGAGAGCACCCTCCTGCCCTTCTCCCCGGGCCGAGGCGGTGCTGGGCGCGACCTTGGCCTCGGCCGACGACTGCCCCGACCTCCTGCGGATCGACGCGACCTGGCTGCCGGCCCTGGCCGGCGCCGGTCGGCTGGCGCCGCCGCCGCCCGAGCTGATCGCCCGCGCCTGGCTGCCCGAGGCCCGGGCGCTGGCGACCTGGGACGGCGCGCTGGCGGCGGTGCCGATGTCCCTCGACGGGCTGGTGTTGATCCGGGCCGCGCGGGCGCCGGCGCCGACGCCGTGGCCGCCGGCCGATCTCGCCCAGCTCGAGGCCGCGGCCGTGACCCTGTCCGGGCCCGGGCGCCACGGCCTGGGCCTGCGCGTCGACGGCTACTGGCTGGTCCCGTTCCTGCGCGGCCACGGCGCCGACGTCGCCGACGGCGCCCACGGCACGCTCGGGATCGACGGCGACGGGGCGCTGGCGGCGCTGACCGAGCTGGCCGACCTGTTCGCGCGCGGGATCGCGGCGCCGCCGCCGGCCCCGGGCGCCGAGGCCGAGCGTGAGGCGACGCTGTTTCGCCGCGGCGCGATCGCGATCCTCGTCAGCGGGCCCTGGGCCTACCCGGCGCTGGCCACCGACGGGCCCGACGGGCTCGGCGGGCTGGCGATCGATCCGCTGCCGGGGGCGCCGCGCGGCGCGCAGCTGCTGGCGGTGCCGACCTGCGCCCGGGCGCCGGCCCGGGCCTGGGCGCTGGCGGCCGAGCTGACCGCGCCCGCGGTCCAGGCCGCGTGGTCGCGTCGCCTGGGCATGGTGCCGACGACGACCGCCGGGCTCGCCGGCGCCGGCGCGCTGGCCCGGGCCACCCACGCCGCGCTCGTCGACGCGCGCCCGCTGCCGCGCCATCGGCTGAGCGCGGCCCTGTTCGACGACCTCACGCCGGCGATGGCGGCGGTGATCGCCGGCGACGCCACCGCGGTCGAGGCCCTGGCCGGGGTCCGCCGGGCCTGGGGCCGGGCGCTGGCGCAGGAGGCCCCGTGAGGCGCGGCTCGCTGGCGGTCCGCGTGATCGGCGTGCTGACGCTGGCCGCGTTGATCCCGACGCTGGCCATCGGCGCGCTGGCGTTCGCGCGCACCCGCGCCGACCTCGAGCGCGAGGTCGTGCGCGGGCACCTGGCGCTGATCCGCGCGCTCGGCGCCGGGCTCGACGCGACGCTCCAGGACGCGCGCCGCACCGTCGAGATCGCCGCCGCCACCTGGGCCGACGCCCGGACCCAGGCCGGCGCCACCGACGACGCCGATCGCCGGGCCACCGAGCGC from Myxococcales bacterium encodes the following:
- a CDS encoding bifunctional (p)ppGpp synthetase/guanosine-3',5'-bis(diphosphate) 3'-pyrophosphohydrolase, whose protein sequence is MSFEQILSSIAAYDPNADLDVVRRAYDFAAKAHEGQTRRSGDPYVTHPLSVAGIIAELKLDVPSVCAGLLHDCVEDTSATVEQLEELFGKKIAFLVDGVTKLGKLPWSTKEEQQAENFRKMLLAMARDIRVILVKLCDRLDNMRTLSHMPPEKQERIAAETMQIYAPLANRLGISWVKVELEDLSFKYLHAGEYEQLAIEIQKTRAERAEYITTVEQLITKEMLANGVVCEVSGRAKHFWSIFQKMKKTGRSFDEIHDAIGFRVVTDSQMQCYQALGVAHQTWTPIPGRFKDYIALPKPNLYQSLHTAVIGPRGERIEIQIRTREMHAVAEHGIAAHWKYKEGKPSDDEKKFAWLRQLMEHQKDLVDPTEFLETVKLDLFGDEVYVFTPRGDVKALPMGSTPIDLAYAVHSDVGDHCSGARVNGMIVPLRYQLRNGDTVEIITNPNQKPNKDWLALVKTAKARTKIRYLLRKEQRDRALTMGRDILDKGLRKRSLTLAKAEKELDAAARELRLGDADELILQVGYGKITVAQVIDKLPTEVGKKPPPEVEKPEGVLRQLIRKVTRRQNSTGILVDGEDDILVRFARCCSPLPGDAVVGYISRGKGVAVHRRDCEKGLDLDPDRRIDVAWDGQGKVIHEVAIQVLCADKPGLLAIISQSFTDQGVNISQAHCRATEQGRAVNTFHASVKDLDQLKTVIRSLSRIKGVYSVDRVSAEPA
- the gmk gene encoding guanylate kinase, which translates into the protein MTRRGFLLIVSSPSGAGKTTLTRRLLREYDTLDFSVSFTTRPQRPGERDGIDYHFVDAATFERMVGAGEFAEWFVVHGNRYGTARAPIEASLAAGRDMIFDVDFQGAHALAAAWPHDSLRVFILPPDLATLASRLRSRATDAPDVIERRLRKAIDELGHYDEYDELIVNAELEPAYRVLVAVYLTRRYGDLDRADVPWPLAELAAVRTTNTASDPAAHARRLIASARPST
- a CDS encoding YicC family protein, which translates into the protein MTGFGRGVAVAGDRQVAVELRAVNHRFLEVKVRGAPAPALEDQCVARVRERLERGAVTVVVAVERGGAGGGPHLDRALARRVFVELSALATELGVAPPTLADVVRVPGVVTTDDGAAAELAAPLAAALTAALDELCRHRDGEGQALAADLGARLALVQALVAGLAEDATAAAPAIAARLRERLDRALAPGAIPPERLAQEVALLVERADVTEELVRARAHVEAMAAALAASGPIGRRLDFLIQELGREINTTGAKSATAAISARVVQAKAELEKMREQVQNLE
- a CDS encoding extracellular solute-binding protein, whose protein sequence is MASADDCPDLLRIDATWLPALAGAGRLAPPPPELIARAWLPEARALATWDGALAAVPMSLDGLVLIRAARAPAPTPWPPADLAQLEAAAVTLSGPGRHGLGLRVDGYWLVPFLRGHGADVADGAHGTLGIDGDGALAALTELADLFARGIAAPPPAPGAEAEREATLFRRGAIAILVSGPWAYPALATDGPDGLGGLAIDPLPGAPRGAQLLAVPTCARAPARAWALAAELTAPAVQAAWSRRLGMVPTTTAGLAGAGALARATHAALVDARPLPRHRLSAALFDDLTPAMAAVIAGDATAVEALAGVRRAWGRALAQEAP